A genomic region of Arachis hypogaea cultivar Tifrunner chromosome 5, arahy.Tifrunner.gnm2.J5K5, whole genome shotgun sequence contains the following coding sequences:
- the LOC112799762 gene encoding alkane hydroxylase MAH1 codes for MAILFLILPIILLFLHVLHRRRCCRTPLLIDWPILGMLPQVLSNLCHIHDFATNVLRQKGGTGEFMGPWFTKVNYMVTSDPMNVHHIMSKSFDNYVKGPEFREIFQAFGDGIVTADSESWRYLRTMHHFLLRQQSFETTVEKTFQEKVQNSLLPILDHAWLHGNVLDLQDVFSRLMFDETCIMVLGYDPKSLSIEFPLVEVEKAFDEFEESIFYRHIVPRSVWKFQEWLQIGEEKKMTKACKVFDQFLYSCIATKRQELHECNKSSGDDLLGAMMMMGEEKGKMVHDDKFLRDAVFNLFVAGRDTITSGLTWFFWLVATHPLVEAKILEEIEKVFGAAVGEKCKILGMEDVKKLVYLHGALCEGLRLFPPVPIERKQSLKRDTLPSGHCVNPNTIILLFTYAMGRFEEIWGKDCLEFKPERWISEKGETIHVPSYKFISFNAGPRTCLGKDLSFIQMKMVASTILRNYRIQVVENHPTTPAHSIVLLMKHGLKVIITKRQF; via the coding sequence ATGGCCATATTGTTCCTCATTCTACCAATAATTCTCCTATTCCTACATGTTCTTCATCGCAGAAGATGTTGTAGAACACCTCTGTTGATAGATTGGCCAATCCTTGGCATGTTACCACAAGTCCTTAGCAACTTGTGCCATATCCATGATTTTGCAACAAATGTTTTGAGACAAAAAGGTGGCACCGGTGAATTCATGGGGCCATGGTTCACCAAAGTGAACTATATGGTCACCAGTGACCCCATGAATGTTCATCACATAATGAGCAAAAGCTTTGACAACTATGTCAAGGGCCCAGAGTTTCGCGAGATCTTCCAAGCTTTTGGAGACGGTATTGTGACTGCAGATTCAGAGTCATGGAGATACCTTAGGACCATGCATCATTTCTTGCTCCGGCAACAGAGTTTTGAGACGACGGTGGAGAAAACCTTTCAAGAGAAGGTTCAGAATAGCTTGCTTCCGATACTTGATCATGCATGGTTACATGGAAATGTTTTGGATCTTCAAGATGTGTTTAGTCGATTAATGTTCGACGAGACATGCATCATGGTTTTAGGATATGATCCTAAGAGTCTCTCAATTGAGTTTCCATTGGTGGAAGTTGAGAAGGCTTTTGACGAATTTGAGGAGTCCATATTCTATAGACACATAGTGCCAAGAAGTGTTTGGAAGTTTCAAGAATGGCTTCAAATTGGTGAGGAAAAGAAGATGACAAAAGCATGCAAAGTTTTTGACCAATTTCTATATTCATGCATTGCAACAAAGCGCCAAGAGTTACATGAATGCAACAAAAGTAGTGGTGATGACTTGCTCGGTGCTATGATGATGATGGGTGAAGAAAAGGGTAAAATGGTCCATGATGATAAGTTTCTAAGAGATGCTGTATTCAATCTTTTTGTAGCTGGAAGAGATACCATAACTTCGGGTCTTACATGGTTCTTTTGGCTTGTTGCTACACACCCATTAGTCGAGGCCAAAATTCTTGAAGAAATCGAAAAAGTTTTTGGCGCTGCTGTCGGAGAAAAATGCAAAATTTTAGGGATGGAGGATGTGAAGAAGCTAGTTTACCTACATGGTGCTCTATGTGAAGGTTTGAGGCTATTTCCACCTGTTCCTATTGAACGTAAACAATCATTGAAACGTGACACACTTCCGAGTGGTCATTGTGTTAATCCAAATACAATTATTTTGTTGTTTACTTATGCAATGGGAAGGTTTGAAGAGATTTGGGGAAAAGATTGCTTGGAGTTCAAGCCAGAGAGATGGATTTCAGAGAAAGGAGAAACAATACACGTTCCATCTTATAAGTTTATTAGTTTTAATGCAGGTCCAAGGACATGCTTGGGTAAAGacttgtcttttattcaaatgaaAATGGTGGCATCTACTATTTTGCGCAATTATCGTATACAAGTTGTGGAAAATCATCCTACTACCCCAGCTCATTCCATTGTGCTTCTTATGAAGCATGGCTTGAAGGTTATCATAACAAAAAGACAATTTTAA
- the LOC112801927 gene encoding protein NRT1/ PTR FAMILY 8.3 encodes MFFVNILAKRHMDLVTSQAWLLESAELVEKDEESRRYTGDGSVDFKGRPVLKENTDNWRACPFILGNECCERLAYYGIATNLITYLTTKLHEGNVSAARKVTTWQGTCYLTPLIGAVLADAY; translated from the exons ATGTTCTTCGTGAAT ATCCTTGCAAAGAGACACATGGACCTTGTCACTTCTCAAGCATGGTTATTAGAAAGTGCAGAGTTGGTGGAAAAG GATGAAGAGAGCAGAAGATACACTGGAGATGGCTCAGTTGACTTTAAAGGGAGGCCTGTACTTAAGGAGAATACTGACAATTGGAGAGCTTGCCCATTTATCCTag GCAACGAGTGCTGTGAACGTTTGGCTTACTATGGCATTGCAACAAATCTTATTACCTACCTTACCACCAAACTACATGAAGGAAATGTCTCTGCTGCAAGAAAGGTCACCACCTGGCAAGGCACTTGTTATCTCACACCTCTCATTGGAGCTGTTCTGGCTGATGCTTATTGA